A single region of the Carassius gibelio isolate Cgi1373 ecotype wild population from Czech Republic chromosome A14, carGib1.2-hapl.c, whole genome shotgun sequence genome encodes:
- the LOC128027101 gene encoding alpha-(1,3)-fucosyltransferase 11-like, with translation MALHLWFIVVIPVCCWGQGSVDTGDSGVFHPQIALSDMEFASVSLYRGPGNTDPRPNNKLPILLWWSSNLFPHFPGVTECVDCAHSSCLATSNRKVQLNRHTASIILYDTDFRAYEAPLACLTHQTWALLHEESPMNNYLLSHSVGIRLFNYTVTFRRSCGHPVNHSAILIDQFHSPRVLAETLEYKTPSNLEGLESRKRGVNNMSEPN, from the exons ATGGCACTTCACCTGTGGTTTATTGTGGTGATCCCTGTTTGCTGCTGGGGTCAGGGGTCAGTGGACACAGGGGACAGTGGTGTCTTCCATCCCCAGATTGCCCTCAGTGACATGGAGTTTGCCAGTGTGAGCTTGTACCGTGGCCCTGGAAACACTGACCCTCGCCCCAATAATAAGCTGCCCATTCTTCTGTGGTGGAGCTCCAATCTGTTCCCACACTTCCCAGGAGTCACCGAGTGTGTGGACTGTGCCCACTCGTCCTGCCTAGCCACAAGCAACCGTAAAGTCCAGCTGAATCGTCACACGGCTTCCATTATTTTGTACGACACAGACTTCCGAGCGTATGAGGCTCCTCTGGCATGCTTGACCCATCAGACGTGGGCACTTTTGCACGAAGAGTCGCCCATGAATAACTACTTGCTCTCCCACAGTGTTGGAATAAGGCTGTTTAACTACACAGTCACGTTCAGGAGGTCATGTGGACATCCAG TCAATCATTCTGCTATCCTCATTGACCAGTTTCACTCTCCACGGGTGCTGGCGGAGACTCTGGAGTACAAAACGCCCAGCAATCTGGAGGGACTGGAGAGCAGAAAGAGGGGTGTCAACAACATGAGTGAACCAAACTGA